A window from Flavobacterium sp. 83 encodes these proteins:
- the recJ gene encoding single-stranded-DNA-specific exonuclease RecJ, giving the protein MRWTIKSKPSEEKIKHLAQSLNVEDFVATLLVQRGIETFEDAKRFFRPSLDDLHDPYLMKDMEKAVARIEKAIENEENILVFGDYDVDGTTAVSLVSSYLKTYYPNVATYIPDRYDEGYGVSFKGIDFADDNGFSLIIALDCGIKSIDHVAYAKERNIDFIICDHHRPGKNLPKAVAVLDPKRDDCNYPYDELCGCGIGFKLIQALGQNREETIEDLFPYLDLVAAAIAADIVPMTGENRVLAYFGLQVINSQPRPGIKALIHQVKKQILDITDVVFIIAPRINAAGRIKHGNHAVELLTEFDFEQAQQFASEIEKYNSDRKELDKQITKEALSQIEDNQEKERFTSVVFQEDWHKGVIGIVASRLIETYYRPTLVFTKSGDKYAASARSVKGFDVYNALEACAEHLEQFGGHMYAAGMTLKEENYQLFKDAFEKEVEKTIHPDMLTPEISVDAEINFADITPKLTRILKQFEPFGPQNMTPVFLTKNVKDTGYGKPMGQEDEHLKLFVKQNNSDGIAAIGFGLGKKLETTKNGQPFEIVYSIDENEWKGNISLQLRLRDIK; this is encoded by the coding sequence ATGCGTTGGACCATTAAATCAAAACCTTCTGAAGAAAAGATAAAACATCTCGCTCAATCTCTGAATGTGGAAGATTTTGTGGCAACCTTATTAGTGCAACGCGGTATTGAAACTTTTGAAGATGCCAAACGATTTTTTCGTCCCAGTTTAGATGATTTACACGATCCATATTTGATGAAAGATATGGAAAAAGCAGTTGCCCGAATCGAAAAAGCGATTGAAAATGAGGAAAATATTCTCGTTTTTGGCGATTATGATGTCGATGGAACCACAGCAGTTTCACTCGTTTCTTCCTATTTAAAGACCTATTATCCAAACGTGGCGACCTACATTCCGGATCGTTATGACGAAGGTTATGGCGTTTCGTTTAAAGGAATTGACTTTGCGGATGACAATGGATTTTCGCTCATCATTGCTTTGGATTGTGGTATAAAATCCATCGATCATGTGGCTTACGCCAAAGAGCGAAACATTGATTTTATCATTTGTGATCACCACAGACCTGGTAAAAATTTACCGAAAGCAGTTGCAGTTCTCGACCCAAAACGGGACGATTGCAACTATCCGTATGACGAATTATGCGGTTGCGGAATTGGTTTCAAATTAATTCAGGCTTTAGGGCAAAATCGAGAGGAAACTATTGAAGACTTATTCCCCTATTTGGATTTGGTTGCGGCAGCCATTGCGGCTGATATTGTACCGATGACTGGGGAAAATAGAGTGTTGGCATATTTTGGATTGCAAGTTATCAACTCACAACCAAGACCCGGAATAAAAGCGTTAATCCATCAAGTAAAAAAACAAATTTTAGATATTACCGATGTTGTTTTCATCATCGCACCACGAATAAATGCTGCGGGACGCATTAAACACGGCAATCATGCGGTGGAATTGTTAACCGAATTTGATTTTGAGCAAGCGCAACAATTTGCCTCTGAAATAGAAAAATACAATTCAGACCGGAAAGAATTAGACAAACAAATTACTAAAGAAGCGCTTTCACAAATTGAAGACAATCAGGAAAAAGAGCGGTTTACATCCGTTGTTTTTCAAGAAGATTGGCACAAAGGAGTTATTGGGATTGTAGCGTCCCGATTGATAGAAACCTATTATCGGCCAACCTTGGTTTTTACTAAAAGCGGCGATAAATATGCCGCTTCAGCACGTTCTGTGAAAGGATTTGATGTTTATAATGCATTGGAAGCCTGTGCGGAACATTTAGAACAATTTGGTGGTCATATGTATGCTGCCGGAATGACTTTGAAGGAAGAAAATTACCAACTTTTCAAAGATGCTTTCGAAAAAGAAGTAGAAAAAACCATCCATCCGGATATGTTAACTCCTGAAATTTCAGTTGACGCAGAAATTAATTTTGCCGATATTACTCCAAAACTGACTCGGATTCTAAAACAATTTGAACCTTTTGGACCGCAAAATATGACACCCGTTTTCCTGACCAAAAATGTAAAAGATACCGGTTACGGAAAGCCAATGGGACAAGAAGACGAACATTTAAAACTGTTTGTAAAACAAAATAATTCCGATGGCATTGCTGCAATTGGTTTTGGCTTAGGCAAAAAATTAGAAACTACTAAAAACGGACAACCTTTTGAAATCGTTTATTCTATTGATGAAAACGAATGGAAAGGAAATATCAGTTTACAATTACGATTAAGAGATATTAAATAA
- a CDS encoding HopJ type III effector protein, with the protein MTIAAFLEKLTQTPESIAFSETIATIEENYDFTPTAFENGLQHNAAGENSGSCKLFAFGEIHNLSKAATLACFGAYYYDDVLKNPNGTDHQNIRNFMKTDWNGIAFYGSALVLK; encoded by the coding sequence ATGACTATAGCCGCTTTTTTAGAAAAATTAACACAAACTCCTGAATCAATAGCATTTTCGGAGACCATTGCAACTATCGAAGAAAACTACGACTTTACACCAACAGCATTCGAGAACGGTTTGCAACACAATGCAGCAGGAGAAAATTCAGGATCTTGCAAATTATTTGCTTTCGGCGAAATTCATAACTTATCAAAAGCAGCTACACTGGCTTGTTTTGGAGCGTATTACTACGATGATGTTTTGAAAAACCCAAACGGAACAGATCACCAAAACATTCGTAATTTTATGAAAACCGACTGGAATGGAATTGCGTTTTATGGAAGTGCTTTAGTGTTGAAATAA
- a CDS encoding NAD(P)/FAD-dependent oxidoreductase has translation MKKEKVIVIGAGLCGLYTAFLLQKKGIEVLILEANTRIGGRIKTITGITGVTMEMGATWFGNQHQHLLEVLHTLKLPYFRQHTKGISLFETMSFVPPQKFKISDSEEPSFRIEGGTATLIEKLASEIDMQHIKTQTIITGIKEENNQLIVTDSSGNSYSADKVISTIPPNLLVNSVIFEPKLPENFTQLAKKTHTWMGESIKFAVEYKTPFWKKNNYSGTLFSQASIIQEMYDHSTADNSGFALKGFLNGGTAVLSLEERKEKVIAQLTTFFGSEATDYVCYYENVWREEPLAFHPYEQLVLPHQNNGHLLFKTPLLTDKLYISGAETATQNPGYMDGAIFAAKTIASQF, from the coding sequence ATGAAAAAGGAAAAAGTTATTGTAATCGGTGCGGGACTTTGCGGACTTTACACCGCTTTTTTACTTCAAAAAAAAGGAATAGAAGTTCTAATATTGGAGGCTAATACCAGAATTGGAGGTCGCATAAAAACCATAACGGGCATAACAGGTGTCACGATGGAAATGGGTGCGACTTGGTTTGGAAACCAACATCAACATCTTTTGGAAGTACTCCACACTTTAAAATTACCCTATTTTAGACAACATACAAAAGGTATTTCATTATTTGAAACGATGTCTTTTGTACCGCCACAAAAATTTAAAATCTCAGATTCCGAAGAACCTTCTTTTCGCATTGAGGGCGGAACAGCAACACTAATTGAGAAATTAGCATCTGAGATTGACATGCAGCATATTAAAACACAAACCATAATAACGGGAATAAAAGAGGAAAACAACCAATTAATCGTAACTGATTCAAGTGGTAATAGTTATTCAGCTGATAAAGTGATTAGTACTATTCCGCCTAATTTACTGGTAAACTCGGTGATTTTCGAACCTAAATTACCCGAAAATTTCACACAACTAGCCAAGAAAACCCATACTTGGATGGGCGAATCCATAAAATTCGCTGTGGAATATAAAACTCCATTTTGGAAAAAGAATAACTACTCTGGAACGTTATTCAGCCAAGCCAGTATCATTCAGGAAATGTACGACCACAGCACCGCCGACAATTCCGGTTTTGCGCTGAAAGGATTCCTAAATGGTGGAACCGCAGTTCTTTCCTTGGAGGAACGTAAAGAGAAAGTGATTGCACAATTAACGACTTTCTTTGGGTCAGAAGCTACCGATTATGTATGCTATTATGAAAACGTTTGGAGGGAAGAACCTTTAGCATTTCATCCGTACGAGCAACTCGTATTACCGCACCAAAATAACGGACATTTACTCTTTAAAACCCCATTATTAACAGATAAACTATATATTTCCGGGGCCGAAACCGCTACTCAAAACCCTGGTTACATGGATGGCGCTATTTTTGCCGCGAAAACAATCGCTTCACAATTTTAA
- the rsmI gene encoding 16S rRNA (cytidine(1402)-2'-O)-methyltransferase: MSKLYIVPTPIGNLEDMTFRAIRILKEVDLILAEDTRTSGKLLKHFEIGTHMYSHHMHNEHKTIENLISRLKAGENIALISDAGTPAISDPGFLLTRACVENGVEVECLPGATAFVPALVNSGLPNDKFVFEGFLPDKKGKQTRYLALAEETRTMILYVSPHKLVKTLAEFITYFGEDRQISVSRELSKLHEENIRGTVREVLTHFEKTAPRGEIVVVVGGKPITKEPKKSKFSAEE, from the coding sequence ATGTCAAAATTATATATCGTTCCCACGCCTATCGGCAATCTCGAAGACATGACTTTCCGAGCAATTCGGATTCTTAAAGAAGTCGATTTGATTCTAGCCGAAGACACGCGAACCAGCGGGAAATTGTTGAAGCATTTTGAAATTGGCACACACATGTACAGCCATCACATGCACAATGAACACAAAACTATCGAAAATTTAATTTCTAGATTAAAAGCTGGAGAAAATATCGCCTTAATTTCGGATGCGGGAACGCCGGCCATTTCTGATCCAGGCTTTTTATTAACCCGCGCTTGTGTCGAAAATGGAGTTGAAGTAGAATGTTTGCCTGGTGCAACGGCATTTGTCCCTGCATTAGTAAACAGCGGTTTACCCAATGACAAGTTTGTTTTTGAAGGATTCTTGCCTGATAAAAAAGGGAAACAAACCCGTTATTTAGCTTTAGCCGAAGAAACCCGTACAATGATTTTATATGTTTCACCGCACAAATTAGTGAAGACTTTAGCCGAATTCATTACTTATTTTGGCGAAGACCGTCAAATATCAGTTTCTAGGGAACTATCCAAACTGCACGAAGAAAATATTCGAGGAACAGTACGAGAAGTTTTAACTCATTTTGAAAAAACAGCTCCTAGAGGAGAAATTGTTGTGGTTGTGGGCGGAAAACCAATAACAAAAGAACCTAAAAAATCTAAATTCTCAGCTGAAGAATAA
- a CDS encoding thymidine kinase yields MFLENTVNHKEQFGWIEVICGSMFSGKTEELIRRLKRAQFAKQKVEIFKPEIDTRYHDDMVVSHDANEIRSTPVPAAANIAILAQGCDVVGIDEAQFFDDEIVKICNDLANQGIRVIVAGLDMDFKGNPFGPMPALMATAEYVTKVHAVCTRTGNLANYSFRKTDNDKLVMLGETEEYEPLSRAAYYHAMRKDQDK; encoded by the coding sequence ATGTTTCTCGAAAATACAGTAAATCATAAAGAACAATTTGGTTGGATTGAAGTCATTTGTGGCTCTATGTTTTCGGGTAAAACCGAGGAACTCATTCGTCGTTTGAAAAGAGCGCAATTTGCCAAACAAAAAGTTGAAATTTTCAAACCGGAAATAGATACACGCTATCATGACGATATGGTAGTTTCGCATGATGCTAACGAAATTCGTTCCACGCCCGTTCCCGCTGCTGCAAATATTGCTATTTTGGCGCAAGGTTGTGATGTGGTGGGAATTGACGAAGCTCAGTTTTTTGATGATGAAATTGTCAAAATTTGTAATGATTTGGCAAACCAGGGAATCCGTGTAATTGTTGCCGGATTGGATATGGATTTTAAGGGAAATCCTTTTGGCCCGATGCCCGCATTAATGGCTACTGCCGAATATGTTACTAAAGTTCATGCTGTATGCACTCGCACCGGAAATCTGGCGAATTACAGTTTCCGTAAAACAGATAATGACAAACTAGTCATGCTGGGGGAAACGGAAGAGTACGAGCCATTGAGTCGTGCTGCGTATTATCACGCAATGCGCAAAGATCAGGATAAATAG
- the rpoN gene encoding RNA polymerase factor sigma-54: protein MLKQFLNLKLSQKLSPQQIQLMKLIQLPTQAFEQRLLEEMNENPALETGKEEEDYEKDEFENEDYDDYDDSESDRIEAEDINIDEYLSNDETPDYKTQANNYSDDDDDRETPFAAPVSFHQDLINQLNTFILNDEEREIAEFLVGSIDDMGYIRRSVPDMVDDMAFTQGIYTDEKMVEKMLQVIHELEPSGVGARDLQECLLLQLKHKTPTESVELATDIIENQFDAFTKKHYDKLIQKYNVSNEQLKKAIHEIEKLNPKPGGSFTGNNKVTENVVPDFAIRIVDGELELTLNGRNAPSLHVSKDYQEMMQTYKDSRDKSAQQKDAVQFIKQKLDSAKWFIDAIRQRQETLFVTMNAIMHYQEEYFLDGDETKLKPMILKDIADMVGLDISTVSRVANSKYVETPYGTKLIKEFFSEAMTNDQGEEVSTLEIKKILKDVIDEEDKLKPLPDDQLAEILKEKGYPIARRTIAKYREQLDIPVARMRKKM, encoded by the coding sequence ATGCTAAAGCAATTCTTAAATTTAAAATTATCACAGAAATTATCTCCTCAACAAATACAGTTGATGAAGTTAATTCAATTGCCAACGCAAGCTTTTGAACAACGTTTATTGGAAGAAATGAACGAAAATCCAGCGCTGGAAACTGGAAAAGAAGAAGAGGATTACGAAAAAGACGAGTTCGAAAATGAAGATTATGACGATTATGATGATTCGGAATCAGACAGAATTGAAGCCGAAGACATTAACATCGACGAATATTTAAGTAACGACGAAACACCCGATTACAAAACTCAAGCCAACAATTACAGTGACGATGACGATGATCGCGAAACTCCTTTTGCGGCTCCAGTAAGTTTTCATCAGGATTTAATCAATCAGTTGAATACGTTCATTCTGAATGATGAAGAGCGTGAAATTGCCGAATTTCTAGTAGGAAGTATTGACGATATGGGCTACATTCGTCGCAGTGTACCTGATATGGTAGACGATATGGCATTTACTCAAGGTATTTATACTGATGAGAAAATGGTAGAAAAAATGTTGCAGGTCATTCATGAACTGGAACCTTCAGGCGTGGGAGCACGAGATTTGCAGGAATGTTTGTTGTTGCAATTGAAACACAAAACACCAACGGAATCAGTTGAATTAGCCACTGATATTATCGAAAATCAGTTTGATGCATTTACCAAAAAACATTACGATAAATTAATTCAAAAATACAACGTTTCGAATGAGCAGCTTAAAAAAGCCATTCACGAAATAGAAAAACTGAATCCAAAACCAGGAGGATCTTTCACCGGAAATAACAAAGTAACTGAAAATGTAGTTCCTGATTTTGCTATACGAATTGTGGACGGCGAGCTGGAACTGACCTTAAACGGACGAAATGCTCCTTCCCTGCACGTTTCCAAAGATTATCAGGAAATGATGCAAACCTATAAGGATTCCCGTGATAAATCAGCGCAGCAAAAAGATGCCGTGCAGTTCATCAAGCAAAAACTCGATTCGGCTAAATGGTTTATCGATGCGATACGCCAACGCCAAGAAACGCTTTTTGTCACCATGAATGCTATTATGCATTATCAGGAAGAATATTTCCTCGACGGTGATGAAACTAAGCTAAAACCGATGATTCTAAAAGACATTGCGGATATGGTAGGTCTTGACATTTCGACTGTTTCCCGTGTAGCCAACAGCAAATACGTAGAAACGCCTTATGGCACTAAATTGATAAAAGAATTCTTCTCGGAAGCGATGACTAACGACCAAGGTGAGGAAGTTTCCACCCTTGAAATCAAGAAAATCCTAAAAGATGTTATTGATGAAGAGGACAAACTCAAACCGCTTCCAGACGATCAATTAGCCGAAATCCTTAAAGAAAAAGGCTATCCAATTGCGAGAAGAACGATTGCAAAATACAGAGAACAACTGGATATTCCAGTGGCGAGAATGAGAAAGAAGATGTAA
- the asnS gene encoding asparagine--tRNA ligase, translating to MRHTKVKDLLNSAMTLHEVNAKGWVRTFRNNQFIALNDGSTIDNIQCVVDFENTPDETLRRITTGAAISVTGTLVESKGAGQKFEIQVAKLEILGDSDAEKFPIQPKNKPSLDFLRENAHLRVRTNIFGAIMRVRSVLSYAVHSYFQEKGFVYVNTPIITGSDAEGAGEMFKVTALPFDGTPRNEDGKVNYKEDFFGKETNLTVSGQLEGETFAMALGQIYTFGPTFRAENSNTSRHLAEFWMIEPEVAFNDLNDNMDLAEDFIQYVIKYAMDKCPEDLKFLEGRLLDEEKSKPAADRSEMPLLEKLNFVLENNFKRVSYTEAIDILRDCTPNKKKKFNYILNEWGADLQSEHERYLVEKHFKCPVILFDYPANIKAFYMRLNEDGKTVRAMDILFPGIGEIVGGSQREERFDVLVEKMKALGINEEELWWYLDTRRFGSAVHSGFGLGFERLVLFVTGMTNIRDVIPFPRTPLNAEF from the coding sequence ATGAGACATACAAAAGTTAAAGACTTACTAAACAGCGCCATGACGCTTCATGAAGTAAATGCAAAAGGATGGGTGAGAACTTTTAGAAACAATCAATTTATTGCCTTAAACGATGGTTCAACCATTGATAATATACAATGTGTTGTCGATTTTGAGAATACTCCTGATGAGACTTTAAGGAGAATTACGACTGGAGCAGCAATATCTGTAACGGGAACTTTGGTAGAAAGTAAAGGTGCCGGACAGAAATTTGAAATTCAAGTGGCAAAACTAGAAATTCTTGGAGATTCAGATGCAGAGAAATTCCCGATACAGCCAAAAAACAAACCAAGCTTGGATTTCTTGCGTGAAAATGCGCATTTAAGAGTGCGTACGAATATATTTGGAGCCATAATGAGAGTACGTTCGGTATTGTCGTATGCGGTTCACAGTTATTTTCAAGAGAAAGGTTTTGTGTATGTGAATACGCCAATCATTACAGGTTCGGATGCTGAAGGTGCCGGTGAAATGTTTAAAGTTACCGCTTTGCCATTTGACGGAACACCAAGAAATGAAGACGGAAAAGTGAATTACAAGGAAGATTTCTTCGGAAAAGAAACGAACCTAACGGTTTCGGGGCAACTGGAAGGAGAAACTTTCGCCATGGCTTTGGGTCAAATTTATACTTTTGGACCAACTTTTAGAGCCGAAAACTCGAATACTTCGCGTCACCTTGCGGAATTTTGGATGATTGAGCCGGAAGTGGCTTTCAATGATTTGAATGACAACATGGATTTGGCTGAAGATTTCATTCAATATGTAATCAAATATGCTATGGACAAATGTCCGGAGGATTTGAAATTCCTTGAAGGAAGATTATTGGACGAAGAGAAATCTAAACCAGCGGCAGACAGAAGCGAAATGCCTCTTTTAGAAAAATTAAACTTTGTTTTGGAAAACAATTTCAAACGTGTTTCGTATACGGAAGCCATTGACATTTTAAGAGATTGTACACCAAATAAAAAGAAAAAATTCAACTATATTCTCAACGAATGGGGTGCTGATTTACAGTCAGAGCACGAACGTTATTTGGTAGAAAAACACTTTAAATGTCCTGTAATCTTGTTTGATTACCCGGCAAATATCAAAGCATTTTATATGCGTTTGAACGAAGACGGAAAAACAGTTCGCGCCATGGATATCCTTTTCCCTGGAATTGGAGAAATCGTAGGAGGTTCTCAAAGAGAAGAACGTTTTGATGTTTTGGTTGAAAAAATGAAAGCCTTAGGAATTAATGAAGAAGAATTGTGGTGGTACCTTGATACCCGACGATTCGGTTCAGCAGTTCACTCAGGTTTTGGTCTTGGATTCGAAAGATTGGTATTATTTGTAACAGGAATGACCAACATACGTGATGTAATTCCTTTTCCAAGAACACCATTGAATGCGGAATTTTAA
- a CDS encoding RND family transporter: MKKKITVGFWELIARIVLKNRIVILGVILALTVFLAFQWKNLGMTYTEANLLPKKHIVNRQYEDFLNKFGEEGNLIVIGFKDNTFFTPKAFAAWNELMTGLKNSKEVELVVSLNDLKKLEKNEAEEKFELVPLIDQTQTVNPGYLQKIKNELFNNLPFYEGLLFNKKSGSIRSAIYLNKKIVNTAGRKTFIIENLVPKIEKFEKTTGIDLRVSGMPYIRTINAENMKGEIGLFIGAALLITSLIFFLFFRSFRATFISICILLFGVMWSFGTLGLFHYKITILTAIIPPLIIVIGITNCIFLINKYQQEIKLHNNQAKALQRVISKIGVSTLMTNLTTAAGFATFMITGNDLLFEFGLVTSINVISVYLLTLVVVPIIYSFMPLPKEKHLYHLSKTYISTLLDWVENIVKYKRKTIYIIYALLLIFSVIGVSQMKVSGSLIGEMPKSASFFKDIVFFEKEFNGVMPLEIMINTKRKKGVMKLSTMKKMDELQETIATIPELSKPISIVNLVKYSKQAYYNGNPEYYELPTSQEQAFILSYAKNATKNTKENLMKSYVDSTGQYARITTFMKDIGTVEMARVENQLRQKIDKVFPKDRYEVTLTGKALVFQKGTSYLIDNLIESLIFAIFLIALLMAYLFRSGKMVMASVITNVLPLCITSGLMGYFGIPLKPSTILVFSIAFGISVDNAIQFMAKYRLDLQQNKGKVKKSVFSSLRETGISTFYTSVVLILGFATFTLSSFSGTIALGGLISCTLLFAMFANLLVLPALVLTFEKKKAKKEELIEELN; this comes from the coding sequence ATGAAAAAGAAAATAACAGTAGGATTTTGGGAATTAATCGCCCGAATTGTGCTTAAAAATAGAATCGTAATACTAGGAGTTATTCTTGCCCTAACCGTTTTTTTGGCATTTCAATGGAAAAATCTTGGTATGACCTATACCGAAGCCAATCTACTTCCTAAAAAACACATTGTAAATCGACAATATGAAGATTTCTTAAATAAATTCGGTGAAGAAGGCAATTTGATTGTTATAGGTTTCAAAGACAATACTTTTTTCACACCAAAAGCTTTTGCTGCCTGGAATGAATTAATGACTGGTTTAAAAAACTCCAAAGAAGTAGAGCTGGTTGTTTCATTGAACGATTTAAAAAAATTAGAAAAAAACGAAGCAGAAGAAAAATTTGAATTGGTACCACTTATCGACCAAACTCAAACAGTAAATCCAGGATACTTACAGAAAATAAAGAACGAACTCTTCAATAATTTGCCTTTTTACGAAGGATTATTGTTTAATAAAAAATCAGGAAGTATTCGATCAGCGATTTATTTAAACAAGAAAATTGTAAATACTGCAGGAAGAAAAACTTTTATTATTGAGAATCTGGTTCCAAAAATTGAAAAATTTGAAAAAACTACCGGAATCGACCTTCGCGTTTCAGGAATGCCTTACATCCGAACCATAAATGCCGAAAATATGAAAGGGGAAATTGGCCTTTTCATTGGTGCGGCTTTGTTAATTACTTCATTAATATTCTTTTTATTCTTCCGTTCCTTTCGAGCGACATTTATATCCATTTGTATTTTGCTTTTTGGAGTAATGTGGTCTTTTGGAACATTGGGGTTATTCCATTACAAAATCACAATTTTAACGGCTATTATTCCGCCACTAATTATTGTCATTGGAATTACAAACTGTATTTTCCTGATTAACAAATACCAGCAGGAAATAAAACTGCATAATAATCAAGCGAAAGCCTTGCAACGTGTCATTTCAAAAATTGGGGTTTCAACCCTAATGACGAATTTAACAACAGCTGCCGGTTTTGCAACGTTTATGATTACGGGTAACGACTTACTTTTTGAGTTTGGATTAGTGACTTCTATCAACGTAATCTCCGTATATCTATTGACACTGGTTGTTGTACCAATTATTTATAGTTTTATGCCTTTGCCAAAGGAAAAACACTTGTATCACCTGAGTAAAACATACATTTCGACCTTGTTGGATTGGGTGGAGAATATTGTAAAATACAAACGAAAAACGATTTATATCATCTACGCTTTATTGCTTATATTCAGTGTAATTGGGGTTTCACAGATGAAAGTTTCGGGAAGTTTAATTGGCGAAATGCCAAAAAGTGCTTCTTTCTTTAAAGACATTGTTTTTTTCGAAAAGGAATTCAACGGCGTTATGCCTCTGGAAATCATGATTAACACCAAACGCAAAAAAGGAGTTATGAAATTATCCACAATGAAAAAAATGGACGAATTGCAAGAAACCATTGCTACAATTCCAGAATTATCGAAACCTATTTCTATTGTAAATTTGGTTAAATATTCCAAACAAGCGTATTACAACGGTAATCCGGAATATTACGAATTACCAACATCACAAGAACAGGCCTTCATTCTTTCGTATGCCAAAAATGCTACTAAAAACACCAAAGAAAACTTGATGAAAAGTTATGTAGATTCTACTGGACAATATGCCAGAATCACTACTTTCATGAAAGACATAGGGACCGTAGAAATGGCAAGAGTAGAAAATCAACTGCGACAAAAAATTGACAAAGTTTTTCCTAAAGACCGTTACGAAGTGACCCTTACCGGAAAAGCGTTGGTATTTCAAAAAGGAACTTCCTACTTAATTGACAACCTTATTGAATCCTTGATTTTCGCTATTTTTCTTATTGCATTATTAATGGCCTATTTATTTAGATCAGGTAAAATGGTAATGGCATCCGTAATTACTAATGTTTTGCCGCTTTGCATCACCTCAGGATTAATGGGTTATTTTGGGATTCCGCTGAAGCCATCAACGATTTTGGTTTTCAGTATTGCTTTTGGAATTTCGGTGGATAATGCGATTCAGTTTATGGCAAAATACCGCCTTGACTTACAGCAAAACAAAGGGAAAGTAAAAAAATCAGTATTCAGTTCACTGAGAGAAACAGGAATTAGTACATTTTACACTTCGGTGGTATTGATTCTAGGATTTGCAACTTTCACTCTTTCCAGCTTTAGCGGTACGATTGCGCTTGGCGGTTTGATTTCTTGTACATTACTGTTTGCCATGTTTGCAAACTTATTGGTTTTACCTGCACTAGTATTGACTTTTGAAAAGAAAAAAGCTAAAAAAGAAGAACTTATTGAAGAACTTAATTAA